Proteins found in one Mucilaginibacter gracilis genomic segment:
- a CDS encoding alpha/beta fold hydrolase: MKADPIVKNNVNIIGNLDAKETLIFAHGFGTDQTAWHSVANALKNNYKIILYDNVGAGNALPEAYSSNRYNSLFSYADDLIDICETLAVKDAIMIAHSVSGMIATLAKLKAPQHFKKLILVGASPRYRNDEGYIGGFEQDDLDGLYQAMDTNYFAWVSGFSSIAMNNPDRPELAQSFANTLSAIRPDIAQAVAKVIFQSDHREDVKQLDSPTLIIQSKEDIAVPLQVAEYLNKNIKGSTMVVVNATGHFPHISAPAEIIKALKQFLN; the protein is encoded by the coding sequence ATGAAAGCCGATCCTATTGTTAAAAATAATGTTAACATTATTGGTAACCTCGATGCAAAAGAAACCCTGATTTTTGCACATGGATTTGGTACCGATCAAACCGCCTGGCACTCCGTTGCAAACGCCCTTAAAAACAATTATAAAATAATACTTTACGATAATGTTGGCGCCGGTAATGCCCTGCCCGAAGCTTACAGCTCAAACCGTTACAACAGTTTGTTTAGTTACGCCGATGATTTGATTGATATTTGTGAAACTTTGGCCGTTAAAGACGCTATTATGATAGCACATTCTGTTAGCGGCATGATAGCTACATTGGCTAAACTTAAAGCACCCCAACATTTTAAAAAATTGATATTAGTTGGCGCATCGCCGCGTTACCGAAATGATGAAGGTTATATTGGTGGTTTTGAACAAGACGACCTTGATGGTTTATACCAGGCTATGGATACCAATTACTTTGCATGGGTAAGCGGTTTTTCGTCAATAGCGATGAACAACCCCGACAGGCCCGAACTGGCTCAAAGTTTTGCAAATACGCTATCAGCCATCAGGCCGGATATTGCACAGGCCGTTGCCAAGGTTATTTTCCAGAGCGATCATCGCGAAGATGTAAAACAACTGGATTCGCCAACGCTTATCATTCAATCAAAAGAAGATATTGCAGTGCCCCTGCAGGTGGCCGAATACTTAAATAAAAACATAAAAGGTAGCACAATGGTTGTGGTAAACGCTACAGGCCATTTCCCTCATATTAGTGCTCCTGCCGAAATTATTAAAGCCTTAAAGCAATTTTTAAACTAA
- a CDS encoding response regulator — MIAGKNVNWLQESVNLLAQMYVIKEGDDRVKLFNQTTRCIQKHANAATVALIELQDAVTARNVACYPAALAPQVYDAYFIESITHKTRVITKPGTDFNNINGFFIYLPLNEKKFKGALIIYYEDVFEQDDLFKQFLQYTWLAIKDVVCLIQTQFNFERLSTRFNAIMETTPQGIVFVDDSGKDAWANKRAANILGVNNDKNEPLAISIAMTKLRNAAVNQEDIQREGMKLFSSPNQTLMDWRWIFGDPVSLVLSVSCTPVVSENIHGRLWAFTDITSLHVANLQLTELNLELDEKRQIADEQNQAKSGFLANMSHEIRTPMNGVIGMTSLLIGTPLNHEQQDYVETIRISGETLLSLINDILDFSKIESGKLDLEKQPFMLNTVIEETYDLLSLRANEKALDLLYYIDPNVPAEIIGDITRVRQILVNLVSNGIKFTPRGEILISITLLNRQNAKYIIEFTVKDSGIGIPPDKFHRLFQSFSQVDSSTTRKYGGTGLGLAISQRLVEAMGGKIRVESEFGQGSSFIFTIEVEANSSVKQFYKKSSLNEVILQNKRIFILDDNLTNLRILKKQFEVWEMDAQIYPHYQPLIEAIESQHFDLGIIDMLMPDKDGLEVARLIKTKFPDKNIPLILFSSAGFVTLNQTEDKNLFAAVLNKPVKYEYIRHTLLNVLNVDSQQPENTGKIVQETYSGVTSINVLVAEDNDINQKLVRRSLEKLGLLSDIVFNGIEVLQAIEHKHYDLIFMDVQMPEMDGYEATRKVLERYGSGNKPVIIAMTANALTGDKEKAISEGMDDYISKPFKITDLKEKIDKWFPHLTKEATVN; from the coding sequence TTGATTGCCGGGAAAAACGTAAACTGGCTGCAGGAATCTGTTAACCTGTTAGCCCAAATGTATGTTATTAAAGAAGGGGACGACAGGGTAAAGCTTTTTAACCAAACCACACGCTGCATTCAAAAACATGCAAATGCAGCAACAGTGGCATTAATTGAGTTGCAAGATGCTGTTACCGCCCGCAATGTTGCCTGCTACCCTGCTGCCTTAGCACCTCAGGTTTACGACGCTTATTTTATTGAAAGTATAACTCACAAAACCAGGGTTATAACCAAACCCGGTACCGATTTTAATAACATCAACGGCTTTTTTATTTATTTGCCTTTAAACGAAAAAAAATTTAAAGGCGCATTAATAATTTATTACGAAGATGTTTTTGAACAAGATGACCTGTTTAAGCAATTTTTACAATATACCTGGCTGGCTATAAAAGATGTGGTGTGTTTAATACAAACACAATTTAATTTTGAACGGCTAAGCACCCGCTTTAACGCCATTATGGAAACCACGCCGCAGGGTATTGTTTTTGTAGACGATAGCGGTAAAGATGCCTGGGCAAATAAAAGGGCCGCAAATATATTAGGCGTTAATAACGATAAGAACGAGCCGCTAGCCATATCAATAGCCATGACAAAGTTGCGCAACGCAGCCGTAAACCAGGAAGATATACAACGCGAGGGCATGAAATTATTTAGCTCGCCCAACCAAACATTAATGGATTGGCGCTGGATATTTGGCGACCCGGTTTCATTAGTTTTAAGCGTATCGTGTACACCTGTTGTTTCCGAAAATATACATGGCAGGTTGTGGGCATTTACCGACATTACATCATTGCACGTTGCAAACCTGCAACTTACCGAACTAAATTTAGAGCTTGACGAAAAGCGCCAAATTGCCGACGAGCAAAACCAGGCAAAATCGGGTTTCTTGGCCAACATGAGTCACGAGATACGGACGCCTATGAACGGCGTAATTGGCATGACAAGTTTGCTCATCGGTACTCCGCTTAACCATGAACAGCAAGACTATGTGGAGACGATACGCATTAGCGGCGAAACTTTACTATCGCTTATCAACGATATTCTGGATTTCTCTAAAATCGAATCGGGCAAGCTTGATCTGGAAAAGCAACCCTTCATGCTTAACACCGTTATTGAGGAAACTTATGATTTGTTATCCCTCAGGGCAAACGAAAAAGCCCTCGACCTGCTTTACTATATAGACCCTAATGTACCTGCCGAAATTATAGGTGACATTACGCGAGTGCGGCAGATATTGGTTAACCTGGTTTCTAACGGCATAAAATTTACCCCCAGGGGCGAAATTTTAATAAGCATCACGTTACTTAACCGGCAAAACGCCAAATACATTATTGAATTTACGGTTAAAGACAGTGGCATTGGCATTCCGCCCGATAAATTTCATCGCCTGTTTCAAAGCTTCTCGCAGGTCGATTCCTCTACAACGCGCAAATATGGCGGCACTGGTTTGGGCCTTGCTATTAGCCAGCGTTTGGTTGAAGCTATGGGTGGCAAAATACGGGTAGAAAGTGAATTTGGACAGGGCTCGTCGTTTATTTTCACTATCGAGGTAGAAGCCAACAGCAGCGTTAAGCAATTCTATAAAAAATCTTCGCTAAACGAGGTTATCCTGCAAAACAAGCGCATCTTTATTCTGGACGATAATCTTACCAACCTGCGTATATTAAAAAAACAGTTTGAGGTTTGGGAGATGGACGCTCAAATTTACCCCCATTACCAACCATTAATTGAAGCAATTGAAAGCCAGCACTTTGATTTAGGTATTATTGATATGCTAATGCCCGATAAAGATGGTTTAGAGGTAGCCCGACTGATAAAAACCAAGTTTCCGGATAAAAACATACCTCTCATTTTGTTCAGTTCGGCTGGTTTTGTAACATTAAATCAAACCGAAGATAAAAACCTGTTTGCTGCCGTACTCAATAAACCTGTTAAATACGAATACATACGCCACACCCTGCTAAATGTGCTTAATGTTGATAGTCAGCAGCCCGAAAATACCGGTAAAATAGTTCAAGAAACCTATTCGGGTGTAACCTCTATAAACGTTTTGGTTGCCGAAGACAATGATATTAACCAGAAACTGGTGCGCCGTTCCCTGGAAAAACTGGGCCTTTTAAGCGATATTGTTTTTAACGGCATTGAAGTATTGCAGGCTATTGAACATAAACACTACGACTTAATATTTATGGATGTGCAAATGCCCGAAATGGATGGGTATGAAGCTACCCGCAAAGTTTTAGAACGTTATGGATCGGGCAATAAGCCTGTTATTATTGCCATGACAGCCAATGCTTTAACCGGCGACAAAGAAAAAGCCATAAGCGAAGGGATGGACGATTACATTAGCAAACCATTTAAAATTACTGATCTGAAAGAAAAAATCGACAAATGGTTTCCGCACTTAACCAAAGAAGCCACCGTAAATTAA